A genomic region of Streptomyces rimosus contains the following coding sequences:
- a CDS encoding ABC transporter ATP-binding protein yields the protein MLSRSTTSPGWLRRLGAACRHHPRLLLAVAVSSVCGTGLEAVGPLLARLGVDDAVAGHTGRIGWLAAAMAGLALVQFGAEFTRRYAAGKLALGVQHRLRTEVFDSLQRLDGVKQDALRTGQVVSRANSDLTQVQIMLGMLPIPLGTSALFLVAVGAMLWLCAPLALVALTVVPATAWAAARSRARLVPATREAQAGAARLAEQVEEAVTGVRVVKGFGQEDREVGRLARAARGLFGRRMRVARIQAGATATLAALPALGQVGVLAFGGWLALRGTIGPGTFLAFAAYLALLAGPARLFASFLVTAQQARAAAERVYELIDARPDITEPAAPVALPAGPVGLELRGVRFGYAPSDPVLDGLSLAVRPGETLALVGPSGSGKSTVSLLLPRFYDPQDGSVRVGPPGAAVDVRDLSLAELRSTLGVVFEEPFLFSCSVRDNIAYGRPDATDAQVRAAAEAAEAHEFIEALPDGYATAVGERGLTLSGGQRQRVVLARALLADPRVLVLDDATSAVDAGTEAAIHRTLRAVTGDRTTLLIAHRRSTLQLADRIAVLDEGRVVDTGTQEELTARCPLFRELLAGPGDSLDVRVTAAPDTTGRGVTPELWPEPPAGAAPDAAADETAEDPRLDEARLRAPDPDARFRRLLAPVRAALLLGLLLVVADSLASLALPLLVQHGLDAGVGAGDGAVLAATVLIALLVVAAGWGVLTFQARVTRRAGERVLYGLRVKTFAHLQRLGLDFYERERGGQIMTAMVNDIDALSAFLQTHLLTSVAALATLCGAVVAMLAVDLPLALTALALVPLIAVATAVFWRLSCAAYTDARRRIGEVNSSLQENVSGLRVAQAQTREGETAEAFGKLSENYRTARLRAQRYAAVYFPCVNLTAELAKAAVLLAGAHRVADGGLSPGVLVAFTLFLGMFFSPIQQLSLAFDSYQQASVGLRRTLALLRMTPSVRPAAEPEPVPDRLRGAIELCEVTHRYPGAERPSLDRVSLRAEPGETVALVGATGAGKSTVVKLLARFYDATEGRVLVDGTDVRAYDPPAYRQRLGVVPQEAHLFTGDIADNVRYGRPEATDREVEEAVRAVGALPAVAAQPYGFRQPVGERGQHLSAGQRQLIALARAHLVDPGLLLLDEATAALDPATERAVLDAGDRLATGRTTVLVAHRLATAARADRIVVLDGGRIAEEGTHQQLLAADGLYARLWQHHSSAEPAPLTPQG from the coding sequence GTGCTCAGCAGATCAACAACGTCCCCCGGCTGGCTGCGCAGGCTCGGTGCCGCGTGCCGCCACCACCCGCGACTCCTCCTCGCCGTCGCCGTGAGCTCCGTGTGCGGCACGGGACTTGAGGCGGTCGGCCCCCTGCTGGCCCGGCTCGGCGTCGACGACGCCGTGGCCGGGCACACCGGCCGCATCGGCTGGCTGGCCGCCGCCATGGCGGGACTGGCCCTGGTCCAGTTCGGTGCCGAGTTCACCCGCCGGTACGCCGCCGGAAAGCTCGCCCTCGGCGTCCAGCACCGGCTGCGCACCGAGGTGTTCGACTCCCTCCAGCGCCTGGACGGCGTCAAACAGGACGCGCTGCGCACCGGCCAGGTGGTCTCCCGCGCCAACAGCGATCTGACGCAGGTGCAGATCATGCTCGGGATGCTGCCGATCCCGCTGGGCACCTCGGCCCTCTTCCTCGTCGCCGTCGGCGCGATGCTGTGGCTGTGCGCCCCGCTCGCCCTGGTCGCGCTGACTGTGGTGCCCGCCACCGCGTGGGCCGCCGCCCGCAGCCGGGCCCGGCTGGTCCCCGCCACCCGCGAGGCGCAGGCGGGTGCGGCGCGCCTCGCCGAGCAGGTCGAGGAGGCTGTCACCGGCGTCCGGGTGGTCAAGGGCTTCGGCCAGGAGGACCGCGAGGTCGGCAGGCTGGCCCGCGCGGCCCGCGGACTGTTCGGGCGGCGGATGCGGGTGGCCCGTATCCAGGCCGGCGCCACCGCCACACTCGCGGCGCTGCCCGCGCTCGGCCAGGTCGGTGTCCTCGCCTTCGGCGGCTGGCTGGCACTGCGCGGCACGATCGGCCCCGGCACCTTCCTCGCCTTCGCCGCCTACCTGGCGCTGCTGGCCGGACCGGCCCGGCTGTTCGCGAGCTTCCTGGTCACCGCCCAGCAGGCCCGTGCCGCCGCCGAGCGGGTATACGAACTCATCGACGCCCGGCCCGACATCACCGAACCGGCCGCCCCGGTCGCCCTGCCCGCCGGACCGGTCGGTCTGGAACTGCGCGGCGTACGCTTCGGGTACGCGCCGAGCGACCCGGTGCTCGACGGCCTGTCCCTGGCCGTCCGGCCCGGCGAGACGCTGGCCCTGGTCGGCCCGTCGGGCTCCGGCAAGTCCACCGTCTCGCTGCTCCTCCCCCGCTTCTACGACCCGCAGGACGGCTCCGTGCGCGTCGGCCCGCCCGGAGCGGCCGTCGACGTGCGCGACCTGTCGCTCGCGGAACTCCGCTCCACCCTCGGCGTGGTCTTCGAAGAGCCCTTCCTGTTCTCCTGTTCGGTCCGCGACAACATCGCCTACGGACGGCCGGACGCCACCGACGCGCAGGTCAGGGCGGCTGCCGAGGCCGCCGAGGCGCACGAGTTCATCGAGGCGCTGCCGGACGGCTACGCCACCGCGGTCGGCGAGCGCGGCCTGACCCTGTCCGGCGGGCAGCGGCAGCGCGTGGTGCTGGCCCGTGCCCTGCTGGCCGACCCGCGGGTGCTGGTCCTGGACGACGCGACCTCCGCCGTGGACGCCGGTACGGAGGCCGCCATCCACCGCACCCTGCGCGCCGTCACCGGTGACCGTACGACCCTGCTGATCGCACACCGCCGCTCCACCCTCCAGCTCGCCGACCGCATCGCCGTCCTGGACGAGGGCCGCGTGGTGGACACCGGCACCCAGGAAGAGCTGACCGCGCGCTGCCCGCTGTTCCGCGAGCTGCTGGCCGGGCCCGGCGACTCCCTCGACGTACGGGTCACCGCCGCCCCGGACACCACCGGCCGGGGCGTCACCCCGGAGCTGTGGCCGGAACCCCCGGCCGGTGCCGCCCCGGACGCCGCGGCGGACGAGACCGCCGAGGACCCGCGCCTGGACGAGGCCCGGCTGCGCGCCCCCGACCCCGACGCCCGCTTCCGGCGGCTGCTCGCCCCGGTCCGCGCCGCGCTGCTGCTGGGCCTGCTGCTCGTCGTCGCCGACTCCCTCGCCTCCCTCGCGCTGCCGCTGCTCGTCCAGCACGGCCTGGACGCCGGGGTCGGTGCGGGCGACGGCGCCGTGCTCGCCGCCACCGTCCTGATCGCGCTGCTCGTCGTCGCGGCCGGCTGGGGCGTGCTCACCTTCCAGGCGCGCGTCACCCGGCGGGCCGGGGAACGGGTGCTGTACGGGCTGCGGGTGAAAACCTTCGCCCATCTCCAGCGACTCGGGCTCGACTTCTACGAGCGGGAACGCGGCGGCCAGATCATGACCGCCATGGTCAACGACATCGACGCGCTCTCCGCCTTCCTCCAGACCCATCTGCTGACGTCCGTCGCCGCCCTGGCCACGCTGTGCGGCGCCGTCGTGGCGATGCTCGCCGTCGACCTGCCGCTGGCCCTGACCGCGCTCGCCCTGGTCCCGCTGATCGCCGTGGCCACCGCCGTCTTCTGGCGGCTGTCCTGCGCCGCGTACACCGACGCGCGCCGGCGCATCGGCGAGGTCAACTCCAGCCTCCAGGAGAACGTCTCGGGGCTGCGCGTCGCCCAGGCACAGACCCGCGAGGGCGAGACGGCCGAGGCGTTCGGCAAGCTCTCCGAGAACTACCGCACCGCCCGGCTGCGGGCCCAGCGCTACGCCGCCGTGTACTTCCCGTGCGTCAACCTCACCGCCGAACTCGCCAAGGCCGCGGTGCTGCTGGCCGGTGCCCACCGGGTCGCGGACGGCGGCCTCAGCCCCGGTGTCCTGGTCGCCTTCACGCTGTTCCTCGGCATGTTCTTCTCGCCCATCCAACAGCTGTCGCTCGCCTTCGACAGCTATCAGCAGGCGTCGGTCGGCCTGCGCCGCACCCTCGCCCTGCTGCGCATGACGCCTTCCGTACGGCCCGCCGCCGAGCCGGAGCCCGTACCGGACCGGCTGCGCGGCGCGATCGAGCTGTGCGAGGTCACCCACCGCTACCCCGGCGCCGAGCGGCCCTCGCTGGACCGGGTGAGCCTGCGGGCCGAGCCCGGCGAGACGGTCGCGCTGGTCGGCGCGACCGGGGCCGGCAAGTCCACCGTCGTCAAGCTCCTCGCCCGCTTCTACGACGCCACCGAGGGCCGCGTCCTGGTCGACGGCACGGACGTGCGCGCCTACGACCCGCCCGCCTACCGGCAGCGGCTCGGCGTCGTCCCCCAAGAAGCCCACCTGTTCACCGGCGACATCGCCGACAACGTCCGCTACGGCCGCCCGGAGGCCACCGACCGGGAGGTCGAGGAGGCCGTACGGGCGGTGGGCGCGCTGCCCGCGGTGGCCGCCCAGCCGTACGGCTTCCGCCAGCCCGTCGGCGAGCGCGGGCAGCACCTGTCGGCCGGACAGCGCCAGCTGATCGCGCTGGCCCGCGCCCACCTCGTGGACCCCGGGCTGCTGCTGCTCGACGAGGCCACCGCCGCCCTCGACCCGGCCACCGAACGCGCGGTGCTCGACGCCGGGGACCGCCTGGCCACCGGCCGCACCACCGTCCTGGTCGCGCACCGGCTGGCCACCGCGGCGCGGGCCGACCGGATCGTCGTCCTGGACGGCGGGCGGATCGCCGAGGAAGGCACCCACCAGCAGCTCCTCGCCGCCGACGGCCTGTACGCCCGGCTGTGGCAGCACCACTCGTCCGCCGAACCCGCGCCCCTCACCCCCCAAGGATGA
- a CDS encoding glucose-1-phosphate thymidylyltransferase: MKALVLSGGTGSRLRPITHTAAKQLVPVANKPVLFYGIESLVAAGVTDVGIIVGDTAAEIRAAVGDGSRFGARVTYLPQEQPLGLAHAVLIARDWLGDDDFVMYLGDNFVVGGITELVEEFRRSRPDASILLTKVADPSAFGVAELGPEGGVLRLEEKPREPRSDLALVGVYLFTPAVHEAVRAIRPSARGELEITDALQWLVDAGRTVRSTVISGYWKDTGNVTDMLEVNRTVLEALPPAVLGEVDGDSELVGRVRIEAGASVVRSRIVGPAVIGAGSVVRDSYIGPSTSVADGCVISGSEVEFSIVLDDSRIENAGRIEGSLIGRMVRMSGAARAPRAHRLVLGDHSQVQIAP; encoded by the coding sequence ATGAAGGCACTTGTCCTCTCCGGAGGCACCGGCAGCAGACTGCGCCCCATCACCCACACCGCCGCGAAACAGCTCGTCCCCGTCGCCAACAAGCCGGTGCTCTTCTACGGCATCGAGTCCCTGGTCGCGGCCGGTGTCACCGACGTCGGCATCATCGTCGGGGACACCGCGGCGGAGATCCGCGCGGCCGTGGGCGACGGCTCCCGCTTCGGCGCGCGCGTCACCTACCTCCCCCAGGAACAGCCCCTCGGCCTCGCGCACGCCGTACTGATCGCCCGCGACTGGCTCGGCGACGACGACTTCGTGATGTACCTCGGCGACAACTTCGTGGTCGGCGGCATCACCGAACTCGTCGAGGAATTCCGGCGCTCCCGCCCGGACGCGAGCATCCTGCTCACCAAGGTCGCCGATCCCAGCGCCTTCGGCGTCGCCGAACTCGGCCCCGAAGGAGGCGTGCTGCGCCTGGAGGAGAAGCCGCGCGAGCCGCGCAGCGACCTGGCCCTGGTCGGCGTCTACCTGTTCACGCCCGCCGTGCACGAGGCCGTACGGGCCATCAGGCCGTCAGCGCGCGGTGAACTGGAGATCACCGACGCCCTCCAGTGGCTGGTCGACGCCGGGCGCACCGTGCGCTCCACCGTCATCTCCGGCTACTGGAAGGACACCGGCAACGTCACCGACATGCTGGAGGTCAACCGCACCGTGCTGGAGGCCCTGCCGCCGGCCGTCCTGGGCGAGGTGGACGGCGACAGCGAACTGGTCGGCCGGGTCCGTATCGAGGCCGGTGCCAGCGTCGTACGGTCCCGGATCGTCGGCCCCGCGGTGATCGGCGCGGGCAGCGTCGTGCGCGACTCCTACATCGGCCCCTCCACCTCCGTCGCCGACGGCTGTGTGATCAGCGGCAGCGAGGTGGAGTTCTCCATCGTCCTGGACGACTCGCGGATCGAGAACGCCGGCCGGATCGAGGGCTCGCTGATCGGCCGCATGGTCCGTATGAGCGGCGCCGCCCGCGCGCCCCGCGCGCACCGCCTGGTGCTCGGCGACCACAGCCAGGTGCAGATAGCGCCCTGA